A segment of the Candidatus Hydrogenedentota bacterium genome:
CGGCAAGCGGCGGGGACGCCGCTCCTGCGTTAGTGGCTGCGGTCTACCAGTCCCAGCGCGGGGTGACCGCGTCGATGAAGCCAACCGGCTTCGCGGCATCCGGCGGCTCGAAAACGACGCCCAGATTGTCGAGGATGGTGCCCTCCGCCAGTTGCAGGTCAACCAACGCCTTCTGATAATTGATGAGCGACTGCAATTCCTGGGTCTGGGCAAGTGTAAGGTCCTGCTGGACCAGGAGCACCTGATAACTGGTCGTTACGCCGAGGCGCAGCCGCTTTTCTTCCGCGATCACGTTGACTTCCTGGAATTCGCGGGCTTGGCGGGTGCTTTCGACCAGCGTCTGATTCGCGAAAACGTTGCGCATGGCCACGTGCACGTTGACCATGAGCCCCTGGCGCACGTTCTCGAACCGCTGCTCCGCCTGTTCGCGGCCCAGTTGCGCGCGCAGGTGTTGTCCCCGCGCCGCGCGGTTGCCCAGAGGAATCGAGCCCTGAATGCCAACGCTCATGGTATCCACTTCGCCCTGGCGCATCCCGTAGAACACTTGGCGCGGCTTGTGGTCGCGGCCGCCCTGTCCGTACGCGCCGACGATGTCAAGTTGCGGCAGCATCTGGTTGCGCGTGCGCATTTCTTCGAGTTCCGCGTTCTCGATCTCGATTTGCGATGCCTGCAATTCGGGACGGTTGCGCAGGGCCCGTTCCACGCTCAACTGCACCTGCGCCTCGAGATTCCCCGGCTCCATCCAGGTCGCCGGTGCAAAACCGGGCCGGTCCGTCGGAATGATGCGGGCGCTGGAAAAGAGGTCTCCGTCGCGGATATCGAGCAGTTGCTTGAGCGCGTCCTCGGCGTGGCCGACGGCGGCGCGGGCCGCGATCAATTCACTCTGGCGCGTGGCCACGCCCGCCTTCGCCTGGAGCACATCAATATCGGCGGCCGTGCCGATTTGGCGGCGTGTCTCATTGATATGCAGAAGGCGCTCCGCGTTCTCCAGCGATTCCTGGCGGACGGTCACGCTCTCGATCGCGCCCACCAGGTCCCAGTAGGCTTTGACCACGCTCGCCGCCGTATTCATCACCGTGGCCTTGAGTTGCGCCTCGGCGGCAATACGCGCATTGTGCGCCTGCTTGATGCGTACCTTGTTGACGGTGGGACCGAACCCGCGCAGGATGGGTTGCGTCAGACTCAGCGTCAGCAGCCCGTCCCACTCTTCGATGAACTTGCCGAACGTGCTCTCGTCGTCATTCATGGCTAGCGACAGGCTGTACATGGCGCCCGTGTGCAGCTTGCCCCCCACCCCGGCTTCCATCGTCGTAGTGTACGATTCGATACTGGAAATGCCGCCAAAGACAATCAACTGCTGCGAGGCTACCGTCGAACTTTCGTTGTAGAGAATGTCCGTATTGAATACCGGGTCAAATTCGCCGCGCGCGGTCAAGAGGTCCCCATCCAGCTTGCGCGGCTCAAATTCCGCCAGCAGGATATCGGGATTGCGGTCGAGCGCCAGCAGGATACAGTCGTTCAGGCTCAGGCGGATTTCCGTGAGGTTCAGGCTCGACTCGATGGCCTCCCGCAAGGCGTCCAGGTCGATCAGGTCCGCGTCGATTTGACGGCTGATCGTTTCATCCGCCTCACGAAAGACCGCGTCGTAGCGCAACCCCAGTTGCGGCTTGTCCGCTGCCGCGTCTGCCGCGTCTGCCGCCGCGGCTGCATCCGCAACCGAAGCGCCCGTTTCCGCGGGCTGCGCCTCTTCCACGGTCTGGGCTATGGCCATGCTCAAGCCGGCGGCCGAAAACAAGAACGCTAAACACCATACTCGCGCGAGGTACATACGCTCCTCTCCTCCCGCCATCACGCAACACCGGGCGGTT
Coding sequences within it:
- a CDS encoding TolC family protein, with product MYLARVWCLAFLFSAAGLSMAIAQTVEEAQPAETGASVADAAAAADAADAAADKPQLGLRYDAVFREADETISRQIDADLIDLDALREAIESSLNLTEIRLSLNDCILLALDRNPDILLAEFEPRKLDGDLLTARGEFDPVFNTDILYNESSTVASQQLIVFGGISSIESYTTTMEAGVGGKLHTGAMYSLSLAMNDDESTFGKFIEEWDGLLTLSLTQPILRGFGPTVNKVRIKQAHNARIAAEAQLKATVMNTAASVVKAYWDLVGAIESVTVRQESLENAERLLHINETRRQIGTAADIDVLQAKAGVATRQSELIAARAAVGHAEDALKQLLDIRDGDLFSSARIIPTDRPGFAPATWMEPGNLEAQVQLSVERALRNRPELQASQIEIENAELEEMRTRNQMLPQLDIVGAYGQGGRDHKPRQVFYGMRQGEVDTMSVGIQGSIPLGNRAARGQHLRAQLGREQAEQRFENVRQGLMVNVHVAMRNVFANQTLVESTRQAREFQEVNVIAEEKRLRLGVTTSYQVLLVQQDLTLAQTQELQSLINYQKALVDLQLAEGTILDNLGVVFEPPDAAKPVGFIDAVTPRWDW